AAGATTAAGAAGTCCTACAACAGATGGTAAAATCCCTGCAGAGGTCAAATCTGGGATTACATGAAATACCAGAAGACACTGAGATGAACTAAATGCACAGTTACCTTAAAGGCAAAGGATGGCCACACCaacattgatttgatttaagctttctttcttttctaaatTCCACACTTGGGTGGAGGGTTGAGTATCTCAATCATTTTGCACAGTACTGCTCATCAATGCTTTAAGCAATCCCTCTAGTTAATGTGTTAATATCACCCACCCCTAGTATTATCAAGAACATGTTGTTTCTTGTACAGCGTGAGAAGTGATGTGGTTCATTAGATTACAGTGTGATCTAGGTAAGCACATCAGAGTTAGTTACTTACAATGTTGTCTCCCTGTCGTTGGAGATGGACAGCAAGGAAAGCAGAAGGACAAGTCAGTTTGACAGCTGGAACAGTCTTTTCACCAAAGAGGGTGAAGAACCCCAGATACACAGCAGTCCCACATTATAAAACACAGATATGAAAAGTGCCCAGCCACGGTTTGACCCAAAGAAGTACAggtttaaaagaaatataacaaTGAGAAGCAGTGCTTTATATACACATCATTCTGAGAGGACTGAAAACCCCTCACAGAAAACCTGATTCACTCACTGTGTGCAGGCTCTTATTCCTGCGACTTGTCAGAGTTGGTCCaaaaacctgaaacacaaaTAGAAGCGGAAAGGATTAAAGATAATTAGTGACTACATTTAGTTTATGTTGATTACATACAGGTCAGATTAAAAGTTTGGGAAACTAAAGGGATTGTAAAAGATGTGTCAGAGGTCTGCCAGCTTAATACAACTATTTATAACCCCCCTGTGACCTTGTGTTTAGGAACATTTAACGACTTTGAATTGGAGCCACGCAACAACACACATGTCCGCCATGACAATAACAACACATGCCCTCTTACTTTCACCGTATTTCCGAGGCGACCGCCCCAAAAAGGAGAAATCATTCTGGACATTGACATCACTGCACCGTGGGACGCCATCTTGGTTCTGCAGCAGTAGTAGTCGCGCGCACAAGGAGGAAGTACTATCCTCTCGCgatagtctttttttttttttgtttatttatttatgacatGAGACGATCTTGAGAACTGAAATAGATAATGTTTAGATTTAccgcatttttttttaatgattgaaaaaatatattacgAGTGATTTATGGTGCGTTCACGTCCTGGCGTTTAATATGAGCAAGCGAGTAGGACAAATTAGACACGCCAGCCTGTATTTCTGGAGATGTCGAGAATTTCACCCAATGATTATATTCAAGTCTCAGAGAAAATAACTACAAGCATGTCAGCAAGATGTTGGCAGAATGAGTGAATACACCAAACCActgtaaaacacaataaaatgaaaatcactgCTATCACAGGATGAATACACTGGTTTTCTGATTTCACTTGAGAAAATCATGTGTAAGAATATGTAACGCAACGAACTTGGTTGAATGTTGCAAAGGTTGCACTCGAGATAACTTTAGGTGTTTTTGCAATCTATGTTTTTTATCTGAAATCTGAACAGAACAAGAAACAAGTACATGGGGTTGTATACAATAACAAACAgctacatacaaacatataagCCAGAGGTGAtgtacaataataatgataacaacaacttattaataaaacacttatctaaacaaggttacaaaatGATTCactatacatataaaatattcaatatacataataaatatcatgcagaataaaaaaaaaaaatctcaacagATTCAACAGCCTTTTTGTTGGATGATTTGGAAATTAGGTTTATATATTGTTCAACGTctttcagaaaacaaaaataaacagggTCTTTTGTCACTAAATCCGCATTTAAGGATGAAACATTTTGCCCAAGCAccatcaaatgtattatttaaaaaacatatcttcttttctttgtttatttattatgtgcAATCTTCTTATTCTGCCGACAGTTCGTGAACGCGTCACAGTTGGAAATGCTGCTCACGTGACGTGCTCGCGCAGCCTCGGTTCCCGCAGACCGGAGTTCTGCAGTTTATCCGGAAGACAGATGGAAGAAAAGCAAAGATCGACCGTGACATGCGCGTTAATGTTCCTCTGATCGAGCTCCAGGTTCATTTATCTCACGAGAGTCTCGATGAGGAAACAGCGTAAGAAATAACTCGCGTCCGGAGTGGCAGGAGCTCTTCCTCTTCAACCTCCATTACATCCCCGCTGAGGGGACGGAAAAGAGCCGATCCCAGGCGGAAGTGGAAGAGTTGCGCTCCCAGCAGGTAAAGGACCTGTCGTCTCGTCCTGACCGCACGTCGGTAGTTTGTCTGTACTGAGGGTTCTCTGCTGTGTGGACTTTGCTGTAGTTCAGGCTCGTGTCGCCTCTAACTTCAGCTCCTCAGAGCCATCTTGAACTGTAAAGAAACTCTCAGGTGAACATGTGCATTTTATACTTGTACAAACGATTGTACAAGACTTGAATATTTACCAAAGGTAATTAGTTTTATTGTAAAGTCATTATTAACAGCAGTTTTCTGAAGGAACACCCTCTTGTTTCCGCTTGTATTTTTTACTaaactttatttcaaactgtGACAAAGTTAAATacgtaaacacacatttaatatgATAGATAAGTCGATGACAAAACATGGACATGCAGGAAAGGTTAATGTagagaaatataaagaaataatagagaaaataaaaagaataggTTTAAAAAAGATTACGGTGCAGTATTTCACATGTTCAATGAACTTTGTAAAGTTACCCAAATACCTTTTTATTCATATCGGTTAAAACATCTGTCATTgtaaatagaaaagaaaaacattctttgacatttcagtctctaaaatcatacatttttcaaacatggCTGCAATTTCAATGTTGACACTTTaagttttgttattatttcttctCTATCCAGGTCTATGAGACGGTGAATCATGAGATTAACAGGTGGGTTTAggttctctctttcttttgatCACATTTCAGGAGTAGTACGTCTGGTTGTAATTCCATGAGTGGTTGGACCTGAAATGGGGCGTCTTGTTTTGCTCTGACAGGCCCCCTGAGAGTTgtggctgtgctgctgctggtggggcTCACATGGCTGCTGGCAAGCACTTTCTTTGGAGAGGATAGTGGTTCAGCTGTCCGACATTTCTTCAGTGGTAAGAGAAGCTGATAtttaaatagaatagaaattATCAATTGATTAGTTGACTGACTGGACATTTTTTGAGCTATTTAGCAAACAGCATTGGGCGACGTTCTCTGGTTTTAACAGTTACATGTGAGGAATATGTGATAAACAACCTGATGATGTAAAGAATTTTCAAGGTCAGGTTTTGAGTGTTGGTTTGAGATGCATTTTTGACTGCGTGTGTAGAAATAATCTGAGACACCTTTCTGATATTATACATCATCACTTTGAATCTAAAACtgttatttataacattttccatttatttttttcaggtGCAAGTGAGGAGCCAACTCCAGGTAAATAGTAGGAACGTTATGACATGTCTCTCCAGTCGTATATAATGTGGATAATGTTGCATTTGTATCTTCCTTCTCATCACCACTGAcaaatgtttcacatgtttCAGCTGAAACCCATCCTCGCAGGTATAAATGTGGACTTTCAGCTCCCTGTCCGCCAAAACATTTGGCTTTTCGCCTGGTGTCTGGTGCTGCCAACGTCATTGGTCCCAAAATCTGCCTGGAGGACAAGATGTAAGATTGAACGCTTTCCTGTTCCTCTCCATTAGTCTGTGCTTGTTCCCCCTGCTGtctcctttgtttgtttgtttttgtttcattctctgttccttttttcctccttgCTGTCATAACCAGGCTTCCAAATCTGTCTGGGGAGCTGAATGCAAGTATTCTttcagtctgtcagtcagtctgtctgtctgtcagtcagtctgtctgtctgtctgtcacctcTTTGGTTTCGTCTGTAGTCTTGTCTCTTCTTAAGTGCCAGTTAGCTAGTTGACATGTGTAGATTAATGTGTACGGGCAACACAAGAGTTCTCCTAACGTGCTATCGGTTAGCGCTTCAACATCTCATGTTTATGTCACCCAGGTTATTGAGCAGTGTGAAGAACAACATTGGCCGAGGACTGAACATAGCTTTGGTGAATGGTAAGAGGGACTGTCTTGACTCTGTGCTCTCAATATTTTAAGCTCttgttcatttaatttgttgacTGATGATTCTTTGTTTCAGGGGTAACAGGAGAGCTCTTGGAAACAAAGAGCTTTGATATGTGGGCAGGAGGTAATACAGTCCAGACACATGCACAGTATACATGTCCCATGTTTCATTTGATACATATGTCTCAACCGTAACTGCCCATAAGTCAAAGTTCATAGCTGCTTTGATGTTCATTCTCAGATGTTTCTGACCTGTTGAAGTTTCTCCGACCGCTCCACGAGGGAACACTTGTGTTCGTGGCTTCTTTTGATGATGCTGCCACAAAGTAAGAATCCTTTTTCTCTTATGCCTGGGGGACACCCTGTCGGCTTTGCATGTGCGTGACAACTACCTCGCTGAACTGCTACAGCTTGCGTTGGTGTGTACATACCACCAGCATGTTGACTGTGGCTCAGCTATTGTGAGCTGCagatattgtgtttgtttttgaaattgGATATCAGTACTAATAATCATCCATTGTTGATTAGCCATCAGAAGAGAGAGCAATTATAACCAGAAACCAGTCACTTGGGTTTTTTGTTTACCCATGTGGAGAGGGAGGTAGATGTATTGTCATATAGTTATGTCAACATTAGGTTCATGCTCTGACTGTATAATACACATGTGGCCTCCACCTTTGCCTTTAATAGGATGCATTTGCTAAAATGGTTGGAAATAATACATAGTAATGTTGCGAGTATGATGTCAATATGACTTTCAACAGTTTTGTGTTAGAACACCACATGTCACACATTAATGATGCCAAATCTCAGGATGACACAGCGCTGCAGAGAGGTGTTAACCACATTTCTAACGGAGGCAGTTTTCCGGCTCTAAGCTGATAACATGGGTGCTGAATCGAAAATGAAGATGTTTATCACACACACGTTGCACAGGCATCGTGTCCTGATTGTTGAACACCTCAAGGATATTTCACACCATTAAATCTTTTGTAGAATAAAATTATTATATAGCTTTGCTACAgagaaaaagctttttaataGCAATAGTTCATATCAAACTTTAACAGAGGTAAAGCACTTGGCTGACCTATGAGCCTCTTGCCGAGAAGAAGAGCCAACCCACCCCaacccaccccaccccaccccaccccaccgaATCATTAACCTGCCACCTTACCCTTACAGGATGAACGATGAGTCAAGACGACTCTTTGAGGAGCTCGGGAGCACGGCTGTGAAGGAGCTGGCCTTCAGGGACAGCTGGGTGTTTGTAGGAGCTAAGGGCATCGAGAATAAGAGTCCTTTTGAGCAGGTATGTTACAATTACTGCCAGAAAAGTTTCTCACCAGACGATATCGTCAATGCAATGACAATGGTGTCATGATACAGAATTAATGAAATGCAGTAGAATAATTAAATGATGTACCTATGTGCCAGTGTCAGAAGAGAAAGTCTTGTAattgttgtagttttttttatactgtggataatatatcataatagaCTAAAACCTGAATATTgccataataataaatattcttCCCAACAAAATTTGACAACACATTTTCAGAACCAATGTTATAGGATGTAGTGTAGTGATGTTCACCAACTAGCAGGTTGTTGGCTCAGCCTGTTTTCAGACGTGTGGTTTCACAGTGAGATGACCCACGCAGACCATTTTCCAAACAAGAACAATGTTTtttagattaattaattaaattaattaaaatattatatataaagtaatATGTAAATTTTACAGCAACTGGTTGGTGCATTTCAAATCCTGGAAAACAATCTTGCTGATTTGTCCCTTTTAGTTATCCACATATGGATAATGATGTATTAACACATAATATTCATTATGTGTTAATACATCATTAGCCTGCTAATTAAGATCATGATAAATACTCTGTCAGGTTTAACATAGTCGAAAGgcatttgattattattatgcacTCACTTTATAAACAGCTTCTATCCTGTTAgaccctgtttttttttttttaattgcttctgtttgtttttttccattagcGTATGAAGAATAGTAAGAACAGCAACAAGTACGAAGGTTGGCCTGAGTCTCTGGAGATGGACGGCTGCATTCCCCTTCGGCCCCCGCTGGAAGGATAACTGCCATGTCCTCCCTCACATGCACTTCACTAGAACCTGCAGTAGCTGCAGTGGATCCAAATGACTGTGTAAGCTAAAGAGTGAACGCCTGAAAACTCCCAAGATTTTGTGCCACgtaacctttttttatttgtcttctcATGGCAGAAACAAATGCTTACATAAAAGTTTGTCTCTGGacttaatatatttataataactgGAACCTGAAGATTTGTGCAACTTTCCAGTTGGTAAAGGAAGAAGAAATGTCAAGGGAAATTTGAAAGACCAAAAAGTGACAGCGACTAGCGAATGAATACAGCTGGAGTAGGTCTTCCAAAGTCATTGTAGGAAATGGATATATTTCCTCTCCAAGTCTGCCTACAGGGTGTCAACATTGTGAGCTTGAGCAACAGGATCATGAGGTGTTGAAGCCATTGACACGTAACCAGTTTCACATGAAGGTAAATGGAAACCTAATCCACATCAGCACCAGACAAACCTAAATCTAAAGTACTCTagtagtttttaaatgttctacTACAGTCCATGTCTGTGTgcagattttatatttaattctgttaatatatattttcatccCGTGGTATATAAAAGACTGTGATATTGTTACCTGTATGCATAGTGTTAGCTGTCATTGTTTCCTAAGAACCTGGTTCAAAGCATTTACTACTCTCCAGATGTTTACAGTTTCTTTTTAGCaataattattcattttctttcgATTGAAGCTATTTATATTAAGACTTTTATGAAAGACACAACAGACTGATCGTATGGGTTCATCATAACACTGCCCATGGTTTTAATGTCGTCTCAGGCCTGTGAGCATTTTTCCACGgagtgcttttgtttgttttttaagtgtgtggttgtgtattccgtcttttttttaatttctttttttagattttgaatGTATCCACATGGAGTCTTGCAAGCAGAACATGTAGGAAATATTCAACGCATAGAAATAAGAAAAGATTATGTTAGGAGTCCATTTCAGCTGCTTTTGTCATCTGACCTCTAAGTGTCATTGAATTTCTACAAAGCATCCAggcctgtgtttattttatgaCAATGtggatgaataataaaaaaataaa
This sequence is a window from Paralichthys olivaceus isolate ysfri-2021 chromosome 6, ASM2471397v2, whole genome shotgun sequence. Protein-coding genes within it:
- the fam3a gene encoding protein FAM3A, which produces MRLTGPLRVVAVLLLVGLTWLLASTFFGEDSGSAVRHFFSGASEEPTPAETHPRRYKCGLSAPCPPKHLAFRLVSGAANVIGPKICLEDKMLLSSVKNNIGRGLNIALVNGVTGELLETKSFDMWAGDVSDLLKFLRPLHEGTLVFVASFDDAATKMNDESRRLFEELGSTAVKELAFRDSWVFVGAKGIENKSPFEQRMKNSKNSNKYEGWPESLEMDGCIPLRPPLEG